The following DNA comes from Halorhabdus tiamatea SARL4B.
ACGGCCTCCGAATCGCTCTCCGGCGGGAACCAGCAGAAGTTCATCGTCGGTCGCGAGATCCTTCGGGACTCCGACGTGATCGTCGCCTCGCACCCGACTCGTGGGGTCGACGTCGGGAGCATCGAGTTCATCCACGACCAGATGCTCGAACTTCGCGAGGAGGGCAAAGGCGTCTTGCTCGTCTCCTCGAAACTCGACGAGGTACAGCAACTCTCGGACCGGATCGCCGTCATCTACGAGGGCGAGATCGTCGACGTGGTTGATCCCGACGAAGTGACCGATCGGGACATCGGCCTGCTGATGGCCGGCGAGATGCCTGATGAGTACGGAGGTGAGAGCGAATGAGCGAGCGCCGATATCCCGAACCGATCCAGCGCTTCCTTCGGTTTTTCGTCGGGAACTCGGTCGGCGAACGGATCCTGATCAGCGTCGCCGCGCTGGTGACGGCCGTCATCGTCAGCAGCCTCATCGTCCTCGTCGCCGGGTATCTCTCCGGGGAGGCCTACAACCCACTCGAGATCTTCGCCGTGCTGGTCAACGGGGCCTTCGGCTCACCCTTCGATCTCGACTCGGCCCGGCTGTTCACCGAAGGCTGGTCGCCGATCAACTTCTCGATGGGCACGACCCTGAAGGAGACGACGCTGCTGATCTTCGCCGGCCTCGCTGTCGCCGTCGCGTTCCGGGGCGACCTGTTCAACATCGGCGTCCAGGGCCAGTTGGTCCTGGGTGGGCTCGCGGCCGCGCTCGCGCTGGTCTGGGTCGCACCGTTCGTCCCGGACGGGATCGTCGGGACAGTCCTGTTGGTCCCGTTCGGGCTGCTGGTCGGCGCGATCGTCGGCGGACTCTACGGCGCGATACCGGGGGCGTTGAAGGCTTACTTCGACGCCAACGAGGTGATCACGACGATCATGCTCAACACCATCGCGACCGGGTCGGCGTTCTTCCTCGTCTCGTCGTACTTCGCCGATCCGACGCTCCAGAGTGTCAAGACCCGGTCGATCCCCGAGTTCGCCCGGCTCAACGGAATCGTCTTCCCGCAGGGCGGCCAGTTCTCGCTGGTCGCGCTCGCACTCGCACTCGTCGCGGCCGTCGGGATCTACTACGTCCTGCGATACACGAGCTTCGGGTACGACCTGCGCGTCTCGGGAAAACAGGCGAAAGCAGCGCTGTACGGCGGTGCCAACGCCGAACGGATGGTCGTCTCGACGATGACGCTGTCGGGCGCACTCGGTGGTATCGCCGGGGCGATGTGGTCGATGATGGTCATCGGTGCGTGGCGACAGGGCGTCCCCTCGATCGGCTTCGACGGCATCACCGTCTCGGTGCTCGCCGGGAACAACCCGATCGGCGTCATCCCCGCCAGCCTGCTCTTTGGCGTCCTGAAAGGCGGTTCGAACGCCATCAACTTCCAGCTCGGCGTCCCGCCGGAGCTGGTCGCGGTCCTCCGCGGGATGATCATCCTGTTCATCGCGATGCCGGAGGCGTTCCGGATGCTCGGCAACTGGCTGGGTGTCAAACCGGACCCGGCTGCGGCAACTGGAGGTGACAACAATGAGTAGCGCACCGGCCGCCAGTGGCGGACTCGAAACGATTTACGAGTGGTATGAAAAGGTTGGACGAATCCCGCGACTCGTCATCGGGTCGTTGCTCGTCGCCGCAGTCTTCGGGGCGGTGATCAACGTCACGATGCCGGGAACGCGCGCCTCGACTGTCGTTGGCATCTTCGACACCAGCTTCGTCGAGTCGACACTCCGGATCGCCGTCCCGATCGTCTTCGCGGGGCTTGGCGGTATCTTCGCCGAGAAGAGCGGCGTCATCAACATCGGCCTCGAAGGACTCCTAATCATCTCGGCGTTCACCGCCGTCGCGGTCACTCACCTCGTCTCGGGAGGTTCCGCCGCGTCTCAGTCGACGGTCTGGATCGGCCTGTTTGCCGGCGTGCTCGCGAGTACGCTCCTCGCGCTGGTGTTCGCCGTGCTCGTCATCGAGTTCCGGGCCGACCAGATCATCGCCGGCCTCGCCGTCTGGCTGGTCGGACTCGGCCTCGGGCCGTTCCTCAGCATCGTGATCTGGGGGTCGGTCAACAGCGCGAGCATCTCGACGCTGAACACGGTGACGGTCCCGGGACTGTCGCAAATCCCGGTCCTCGGGCCGATCGTCTTCGACGCCAGCCCGATCGTCATCCTGATGCTCGTGACGATCGTCGCCTCGTGGTTCGTCCTCAACCACACGAGCTTCGGCCGGTGGATCGAGGCCAGCGGGGAGAACCCCTCGGCGCTCGACACCGCCGGCGTCGACGTCCACCGCGTCCGGTACGTCGGTGTCATCCTCTCGGGCGTCCTTTCGGGCTTCGGCGGTGCCGGCCTGGTCGTCGGTCGCGCCGGTCGCTTCATCGGGAGTGGCCAGACGATGATCGCCGGGGACGGGTTCATCGCGATCACGACCTACCTCTTTGGCAACTACAACCCGATCGGGACCGCCGCAGCAGGGATCCTCTTTGCGGGACTGGACGCCCTGCAGATCCGCCTCCAGCAGATCGCGTTCATCCCGGCACCGACCGAGCTGATCCGGCTTGTGCCGTACGTCTCGGTCATCATCGTGCTCGCGTTCGTCGGCTACACGCGGGTTCCGAGCGAGGCCGGCGAACACTACGAGTCCGGAGAAGAGTAGCCGCGTCGTCGTCGTTTCTGTTTTTGCCGTCTCGAGATCATCTACGCCAGGACAGCCGTCCGGCTGGACACTTGACGGCATAGAGAACCGACGTACCAATACCAGTCCACGCTGTCACCGACCAGAAACGTAAGAACGGTTCAGCGGTCCTGGAGGTTCCCGGGCTTCATCGCGTCGGGGAGCAGTCCGCCGAGCGTGTACTCCTTGATTTCTCCGTGGTCTTCGGTGTAAATCTCGAAAGAATCGTCACAGAACTCGGCGAAGGTCTGGCGACACATTCCACAGGGCGTGACGCCGTCGTGCTCGGCCGAGACGACCGCGACCCGCTCGAAATCGGTGTGGCCGTCGCGGATCGCGCCCATGACGGCGAGTTCCTCGGCGTGGAAGCTGTTGGAGTAGTTGACGATCTCGACGTTGAATCCCCGGTAGACCTCGCCGCTCGCCGTCTCGAGGGCCGCACCGACCGGATACTCGGAGTACGGGACGTAGGCCTCTTTGCGAGCCTCGTGGGCTTGCTCGATGAGTGCTTCGGGTTCCATGTGTTGACTGACGGGTGGAGCCCACTATAAAGTACCGCTTTATAAGTCTATGCCCATATAATACTTTTTCCGTGCCAGCGTGCGAAGCTCGCCCATGGAAGACGACGCTACCGGCGCGACAAGCGGACTCGAGATCCGGACAGTACTAAATGCCATGCCGATTCCGGCGTATATACTCGATAGCGACCACACGGTGATCCATTGGAGCGACGGACTGGAGCCGCTGCTGGGCTTGTCCCGGGAGGAAATGCTGGGGACCGACGAGTACTTCGGCCGAGACGAAGACGGAAACCAGATCAAAGTACTCGCAAATCGGGTGATCGAGGACCCCTTTGAAGCAGACAAGCAGGAGCGAACCGAGCGAGTTGACTCGGAGTATACTGACGC
Coding sequences within:
- a CDS encoding ABC transporter permease is translated as MPGTRASTVVGIFDTSFVESTLRIAVPIVFAGLGGIFAEKSGVINIGLEGLLIISAFTAVAVTHLVSGGSAASQSTVWIGLFAGVLASTLLALVFAVLVIEFRADQIIAGLAVWLVGLGLGPFLSIVIWGSVNSASISTLNTVTVPGLSQIPVLGPIVFDASPIVILMLVTIVASWFVLNHTSFGRWIEASGENPSALDTAGVDVHRVRYVGVILSGVLSGFGGAGLVVGRAGRFIGSGQTMIAGDGFIAITTYLFGNYNPIGTAAAGILFAGLDALQIRLQQIAFIPAPTELIRLVPYVSVIIVLAFVGYTRVPSEAGEHYESGEE
- the cdd gene encoding cytidine deaminase; protein product: MEPEALIEQAHEARKEAYVPYSEYPVGAALETASGEVYRGFNVEIVNYSNSFHAEELAVMGAIRDGHTDFERVAVVSAEHDGVTPCGMCRQTFAEFCDDSFEIYTEDHGEIKEYTLGGLLPDAMKPGNLQDR
- a CDS encoding ABC transporter permease; the protein is MSERRYPEPIQRFLRFFVGNSVGERILISVAALVTAVIVSSLIVLVAGYLSGEAYNPLEIFAVLVNGAFGSPFDLDSARLFTEGWSPINFSMGTTLKETTLLIFAGLAVAVAFRGDLFNIGVQGQLVLGGLAAALALVWVAPFVPDGIVGTVLLVPFGLLVGAIVGGLYGAIPGALKAYFDANEVITTIMLNTIATGSAFFLVSSYFADPTLQSVKTRSIPEFARLNGIVFPQGGQFSLVALALALVAAVGIYYVLRYTSFGYDLRVSGKQAKAALYGGANAERMVVSTMTLSGALGGIAGAMWSMMVIGAWRQGVPSIGFDGITVSVLAGNNPIGVIPASLLFGVLKGGSNAINFQLGVPPELVAVLRGMIILFIAMPEAFRMLGNWLGVKPDPAAATGGDNNE